One genomic segment of Desulfocapsa sulfexigens DSM 10523 includes these proteins:
- a CDS encoding response regulator, with the protein MGKNVLLVDDSKTMRIIIGRSLRQAGIDFDNIFEAADGLEALEVLEKENVDIVLSDINMPNMDGISFLREKSSRDNMKDIPVLMISTETGDDIIGEAKSLGAVGAIKKPFTPDKVNEVLGPLL; encoded by the coding sequence ATGGGTAAGAATGTTTTGTTAGTGGATGACTCCAAAACTATGAGGATTATTATAGGTAGGTCCTTGCGACAGGCAGGGATCGATTTTGATAATATATTTGAAGCGGCCGATGGACTTGAAGCTCTTGAAGTACTGGAAAAAGAAAATGTTGATATAGTACTGAGTGATATCAATATGCCCAATATGGATGGAATTAGTTTTCTTCGTGAAAAATCCAGCCGTGACAATATGAAAGATATTCCAGTCTTGATGATTTCCACCGAGACAGGCGATGATATTATTGGTGAGGCCAAATCCCTTGGAGCTGTTGGGGCGATAAAGAAACCATTTACTCCTGATAAGGTTAATGAGGTTCTTGGACCACTTCTATAA
- a CDS encoding chemotaxis protein CheX, producing MDVGQAIIDGTREVFSAMLMVELEVVKIIEGRGGDIPANITSMVGLGKDIRGMLAVHCPSSVARDITGTFLGMEVLEIDEDVKDAIGEIANMVAGNMKNSFAEDGKDIQIAIPTTVIGESFSTSGMSGATRVVVHFAMNGGLFMVELKYID from the coding sequence ATGGATGTTGGGCAGGCAATAATTGATGGAACTCGTGAAGTTTTCTCAGCCATGCTCATGGTTGAGCTTGAAGTCGTAAAAATAATCGAAGGCAGAGGTGGAGATATTCCTGCGAATATCACCAGTATGGTAGGTCTTGGCAAAGATATTCGTGGGATGCTGGCTGTGCACTGTCCCTCGTCGGTGGCAAGGGATATAACCGGAACATTTTTAGGAATGGAAGTTCTTGAAATAGATGAGGACGTGAAAGATGCCATTGGTGAAATTGCCAATATGGTTGCTGGGAATATGAAAAATTCCTTTGCGGAAGATGGCAAGGATATTCAAATTGCCATTCCCACAACGGTTATTGGTGAATCCTTTAGTACCAGTGGAATGTCTGGCGCCACAAGAGTTGTTGTTCATTTTGCCATGAATGGTGGATTGTTTATGGTGGAATTAAAATATATTGATTGA
- a CDS encoding chemotaxis protein CheX, with amino-acid sequence MEIQDKMIQSTKEIFSSMVMMDLSVKEVMTTHGVLQDTITGMIGLAGTHKGVLAVHVPYSVALAITSSFLMMDVEEINDDVHDAIGEVANMLGGNVKTILSENGRDIDLSLPSTICGREYSFSSDKEVEKIIIEFDTGKGCFLVEMDLEK; translated from the coding sequence GTGGAGATTCAGGACAAGATGATTCAATCGACCAAGGAGATTTTTTCATCCATGGTCATGATGGACTTGAGCGTTAAAGAAGTGATGACCACTCATGGTGTTCTTCAGGATACCATAACCGGAATGATAGGACTTGCTGGTACCCATAAGGGGGTTCTTGCGGTGCATGTTCCTTACAGTGTTGCATTGGCAATAACCAGCAGTTTTCTCATGATGGATGTTGAAGAAATCAACGATGATGTTCATGATGCTATTGGTGAGGTTGCCAATATGCTCGGTGGCAATGTGAAAACCATTTTGTCAGAAAATGGTCGAGATATTGACTTGTCTCTCCCTTCAACCATTTGTGGACGTGAATACAGTTTCAGTTCTGATAAAGAGGTAGAAAAAATTATTATTGAATTTGATACCGGTAAAGGCTGTTTTCTGGTTGAAATGGATCTTGAGAAGTAG